From the genome of Populus alba chromosome 10, ASM523922v2, whole genome shotgun sequence, one region includes:
- the LOC118033529 gene encoding protein HHL1, chloroplastic: MEVGMSLNALVRLPSSRTMLLHEDGGGLVKHSLFSTRKSKALTSPNKQGQGHMLLVVKAKGKKGIQTRQFQRPPPTPSLPKIEDDGNPKFLIFIRVANVYLWYPLSLITGGTTAKIMVAAKDNFLGKYIYKDTLARNLAAVIYKDEKEIQKTAFKQHRVLRTATEFRYGYKLVENGNLRAALSITDVIELPTPDKLKTVLDKVKDFFGDAKESFGKLTALNSTATEEEEVSKEKANS; the protein is encoded by the exons ATGGAGGTGGGCATGTCTCTAAACGCTCTGGTTAGGCTTCCGTCATCAAGAACAATGTTACTGCACGAAGATGGAGGAGGGTTAGTCAAGCACTCACTCTTCTCTACTAGGAAGTCGAAGGCGCTAACATCTCCCAACAAGCAAGGCCAAGGCCACATGTTACTGGTTGTTAAAGCCaaaggaaagaaaggaattcAAACACGTCAGTTTCAAAGACCACCTCCAACACCTTCCTTGCCCAAGATTGAAGATGATGGCAACCCCAAATTTCTTATCTTCATTCGCGTGGCCAAT GTTTATCTATGGTACCCGCTTAGTCTTATAACAGGTGGTACCACTGCCAAAATCATGGTTGCTGCCAAAGATAATTTTCTGGGAAAGTACATCTACAAAGATACTCTTGCTCGAAATCTTGCTGCAGTTATTTACAAA GATGAGAAGGAGATACAGAAAACAGCATTTAAGCAGCATCGAGTATTGCGGACGGCAACTGAATTCAGATATGGTTACAAGCTCGTT GAAAATGGTAACTTGAGAGCTGCTCTTTCCATAACAGATGTCATTGAG CTTCCAACTCCAGACAAACTAAAAACAGTGCTTGATAAAGTGAAAGACTTCTTTGGCGATGCAAAAGAATCTTTTGGGAAGCTCACAGCACTAAACTCAACTGcaactgaagaagaagaagtttcaaaagaaaaggccaAC AGCTAA
- the LOC118033530 gene encoding probable carboxylesterase 11 encodes MPSLMVKLYSVIFKYQQKHLLQGLIETPESNKSNPFGITSRPHESIAASNPSFTDGVATKDIRANPYSSLSLRIFLPDTAVTSSLASSYQIPNYGGYSPVEGRSHRKLPVMLQFHGGGFVSGSNESVGNDAFCRRIAKLCDVIVVAVGYRLAPETKYPGAFEDGFKVLNWLAKQSNLAVCGRLGAQNHIFDSFGASMVEPWLAAHGDTSRCVLLGVSSGANIADYVARKAVEAGKRLDPVKVVAQILMFPFFIGRTPTHSEIKLASTYFYDKTMCKLAWKLFLPKEEFNLDHPAANPLVAGRQPPLKCMPPTITVVAEHDLMRDRAIAYSEELRKVNVDAPLLDYKDAVHEFATLDVLLQTPQAQACAEDVSIWVKKYISLRGHEFSY; translated from the exons ATGCCAAGCTTAATGGTAAAACTCTATAGTGTCATCttcaaatatcaacaaaaacatCTCCTACAAGGCTTGATAGAAACCCCTGAATCCAACAAATCAAATCCATTTGGCATTACTTCTAGGCCCCACGAATCCATCGCCGCTAGCAACCCATCATTTACCGATGGTGTAGCCACCAAAGACATCCGTGCCAATCCctactcttctctttctctccggATCTTCCTTCCCGATACAGCTGTCACCTCCTCATTGGCTTCTAGTTATCAAATTCCCAATTACGGTGGCTATTCGCCGGTGGAAGGAAGATCTCACCGGAAGTTGCCGGTGATGTTGCAGTTTCACGGAGGTGGGTTTGTGAGCGGGAGCAATGAATCGGTGGGAAACGATGCGTTTTGCAGGAGAATAGCGAAATTGTGTGATGTGATTGTGGTGGCTGTTGGGTATAGATTGGCACCAGAGACTAAGTATCCGGGGGCTTTCGAAGATGGGTTCAAGGTTTTGAATTGGTTAGCGAAGCAGTCTAATTTGGCTGTTTGTGGGAGATTGGGTGCTCAGAACCATATCTTTGATAGTTTCGGTGCTTCCATGGTGGAGCCTTGGCTGGCTGCTCATGGAGATACTTCCAG ATGTGTATTGCTTGGGGTGAGCTCTGGTGCAAACATAGCAGATTATGTGGCAAGAAAGGCTGTGGAGGCTGGGAAGCGATTGGATCCAGTTAAGGTGGTGGCACAAATCCTGatgtttcctttctttattgGAAGAACTCCCACCCATTCTGAGATTAAGCTGGCAAGCACGTATTTCTATGATAAAACCATGTGCAAGCTGGCATGGAAACTCTTCTTACCAAAGGAAGAGTTCAATCTAGATCACCCAGCTGCTAACCCTCTTGTTGCTGGGAGGCAGCCACCTCTTAAGTGCATGCCCCCGACAATAACAGTTGTTGCTGAGCATGACTTAATGAGAGATCGAGCCATTGCCTACTCAGAGGAACTACGGAAAGTTAATGTGGATGCACCTCTTCTTGATTATAAGGATGCTGTGCATGAGTTTGCTACTCTTGATGTGCTTCTCCAGACACCACAGGCCCAGGCATGTGCAGAGGATGTCTCTATATGGGTCAAGAAGTACATATCACTCAGAGGCCATGAGTTTTCTTATTGA